AAATAAAGGTGATAAATTTTGATTCGGCTTATTTATCTATTTAACTCAAAGAAATTATCtataaaaaatttgaatttttataaaattcgaaaagatttaaataataataactcGTAAACTTATTGATTAACATAATCATCATATTATGTAACTTAAAGTTAATTTATTTGAGTCGATTTGATTaaattgtattttaattaaaaattaattttttttatcattttaacaCGAAGAATATATATCCCACAAATTATCCTAAATTTAATCTGAAACTTTTTATATCggtaacccaaatcaactcataaTTTGAATTtgttggagaaaaaaaaattaaaatattagaaattcatGAAGCCGTCTTTGCAATGCAATTaccaaattaattattttttatttacagCATTTGTCGTttgaagttaattacaaaattaagCAGAATTTTGTTGAATATTGAAGTAGGTAGAATTGATCATTGGCGGCGATTCATAAAATTCCACTCTGAGGAAATTAATATTTTCCATATGTTTGAATAAGCAAGAGAAAATTCTAACTGGAAATAATTTTTATTGgtctaattataatattaaatattcatttttataaaataacTTAAAATTTATCTTTATTAAACACTTCAAAatcaatataattttaaatttattcaatGGGAGACTTTTAACTTGACCTGCTCATCACCATTATAAAGAACCATGGCACTAATTTAACATAATAGTCACAtgcttttaaattaattttcataaattatactaaataaaattaaaaaaaaaaagggaagcataccttttttttattttctttattagtaAAAAAACAAATCTTGTTCACACCAGTTTATTTTAACCTTCATCCCATCCTTTCATTACTAAGATAATCATATTAAACAAAATCCATTATTaacataattaagaaattaatcaatttaaaatttcgaatttaaattttattgaaagttaattatgtaataaaaataattaaggaattagataaaattttaaaccatGGGGGAAGCTAAAAGATGTGATAAAGAATTATTAtccagaaattaaattatttacgaGAGACAAATTCGGGAGCAATGAAAGTGTGCCACGTCACCaagagatagagagagaaagGATGAGCGTGCAACAAGAGCAATGTTTATCCTTTGTTCTATTGTACTTTGTCTTTATATAAATCTCTTCATCCGCTGCTTCTTCTCTCGTCTTTCAATCATCACTTAATCGTCCTTTTCTGCCATTGTTGTGAAACCTTAACTGTTCGCTCTATTCACTCTCTCTTGTCTTTTGCTCTCTCTGTTTCTgttccctctctctctccctctgtgTTTGTTTTCAGTGCCAGGAGCTCTGGTTCTGCAAGAAGAGATTCCGATTACAGAGCTGCGAGTTTCTTTAGCAAGCACAACAATTACACACCTCTCTTATTGGTATGTTTTTAATACCCTTTTCTGTGTTTTTATTATTTCTGTTAATGGATTTTTATCTGAACGCAAACGCAGAAGGAAAGTTTGGATCTTTGTTTTTAATTTCTCTGCATGACAAGGTGCCTAAGGGTTTGTTTTAGAATTAGATAACGTTGTTGAAACCGAGTTCTACATGCTCTTCAAGTCTTTCTTGAACTTGGGGATTTTTCACGTTTTGAATGTCTATGTGATGCTATTCTTGCAATTGCTCTGTTTCAATCGTTAAAACTCTGTTTTAGGCTTAGTGTTTAATATTTTTTGGTGGTACTGAAGTACAAGTACATGAATAAGTAACGCCTATGTTTGCGTACTGGCTCCTTTGCTACAAGGAATCGAAGAGAAACGATTCCTTGCTTCATACATAATTTTAGTTTGGCTTCCTTCCTCTGTATCATTAAAAGCTTTTTCTATCAATCATCGCTCCATTTATGTAGATGGGAATCAAAATGATGAACTTCGAGGAAAATATGAGAATCCCTCAATAATATTTTAGTTTTGTTGGATGGCGACGTGGGTGGGTGGCTAGTATTGGGCGGTGGGATATGATTAAATCACCACTTACTATTTACCTTTAGAAGAAGAGACCTGCTTCTTTGAAATATTGATTATCCATGCCAGGAATTTTATGCTTTTCTGTCATTTGGTTTCCAAGTGTTGCCAATAGTTTTCTAAGGTGGCGTTGGTTTCGTTTCTGTttctattttttatatatatgtatacgtaTGCTgccttatcttttttttttcttttcctatcACCTGGTTATTACAAGACACTTTTGTTACTTTTATCATCTGAAAAATCAAAGGAAATCTTGGCTTCTGTGTAGAAGAGTGACGTTATCATCTTCtcagagcttgcatgaaaattttGTTTGCCTTCCATCACTATTTTCCAGCTGTTTTTGCTTATGTCTTTTTGAGTCATGGTTTCTCTAGATTGAGTCTGTTGTTCCAAATTAACAAGCTGATCAGTTAATGTCACTTTGTTAGTACTAATTATCTGATTAAATTGGATTCTTTATATCATGTTGTTTAGATTAGTTCTTACTTAATTTGCAGCTGGATCTTGATACAGAAGATACCATACAATACAATTACACCATTATCTGATGAACTAAGTAAGGATGATGTACAAACAAGTGTTTTTATATAACGTGAATCTTGATTATGTTTGTTGTTGTCTCATTCTTTGACTACCAACTTCTACTTTTTCTTCCTTGAGGGGCCTTCTCTGCTAGTGACTACAATAAATTAATGACAATGACTAAATAATTCAAAATCAAATCATTCACACATGATTTTCGTGGCATTAATTGATCGATGCCTCCAATACTCTAGAAATAAGGGATTTTTTCATTTTAGTTTTATTCTTGATAACAAAATTGATAATTATGGTCATCAAGAATTAATTAGTCAAGAGGTGGGTGAATGGTTGATGAAGCAAGTAGGCTTTGTGATTAGTTGGATTCTGTGTTGGCCTAATGCTCACCAACCATTTACTGTTCTTTCTACAAAATAGATAGATTGCAAGCCTCACAAGTAGGTAGACTAAGTAGGAAATTCTACCACTTGAGTAGATCAATCTGATAGTTTAACTCTTTGTGAATATTTAGTACTTTGACATTTTGTAGATTTGAAGTTTTGAAGAAATTTATGCAGAAAGATTTCTGTAAGACTGATATAGTTTTTATGATCAATATGCTTGCAAGGCATAGATTTCTTTAATGTCCcacatatataaatattataactcACTAGGAACATTAATATGTGAAATTCTTACCTCAACCTACGTATTTATGACTTGAATTTATAATGAATTCAGATAAGTTTTTCCCCAATAGTATTCTATCTAATTTGTGATGCTTCTGTGAAACTTAATGCAATTTGTATTTGTTTGGAGATGTAATAGTGGGGACCCATGTTTCAATTATTATAGCCATCTTGCCCTCTGGTGCCTGGTGACCCATGTTTTTCTGCCTTGAGCTCTTCAAGACATCTAAGAAAATAGAAATAGCCATATttggaaaatttttaatttattttttggttTATGAATAGGATTAGAACTTTAATCTTTAACCAAATTAAGAGGTACACCTGCCATCAGGCTAAACCTGCAGTTTTTTACTTGTTTATTTTTGTTGTAGTGTCATTGATCTTATTTTTTGTTAAACAATTTATGTCTGACCTCTATTGTTTGGCATATGCTTTCAGATATAGGCAGCAAAGGAAAGCTTTTGTGAAATGGACGCCATGGCTACAGAGCAGTATATTGAAGAAGCAGTAGCTGAAAATGATTATAACAGAGAGGATAAATCTCCTCTAGACATCTGCAAGTCTTCTGACACTCTCGTAGATTCCGATGATAGCCCCTGTAATGGATTCGATTGCAATATTTGCCTGGATTCTGTACAGGACCCAGTGGTGACACTTTGTGGTCACCTTTACTGCTGGCCCTGCATGTACAAATGGCTTCATTTCCAGAGCATCTCCACAGAAAACGAAGATCTGCAGATGCAGCAGCAATGTCCTGTATGCAAGGCTGAAGTTTCTGAAGGCACCTTGGTTCCACTCTTTGGACGAGGCCAAACAACAAAACCCTCTAAAAGCAAAGCCCCCAATCTGGGAATAATTATTCCTAGAAGACCTCTTGGTCTTGCATGTGGATTTGATTCACCAAGATCATCTTTTACCACAAGTAGTAATCCACGTCCAACCCAGCAAATTTATAATCGTGATTATTCTCCTCATCAATCTCAACTATACTACTCTCAGCCTGGAATAAGTTACCCTCCTGCTTCTTCAATGCTTACCCCACGAGTTGCAACAGCGAACATGTACGATCCAATGATAGGAATGTTCGGGGAGATGATTTATGCAAGGGTCTTCGGTAACTCCATAACCAATATTTACGGCTACCCTAATTCATATAATCTTACAGGAAGCAGCAGTCCTAGAATGAGAAGGCACATATTGCAGGCTGACAGGTCCCTTAGCAGAATCTGCTTTTTCCTCTTCTGTTGTGTATTTTTGTGTTTCCTCTCATTTTGATatgttgtttatatatatatatatatatatatatatatatatatatatatatatatatattcacaaaGTACATGATATACACAGAATCAGCCGGATGTATTTGGTGCCATAGCTATTGCATATCCTGTGCTGTGCATGCGGTATTTGTAATTAGTTAAAAGAGTTTTCTTGAGCTTAATGATTGAATTAATCTTCTCATTTATTTTAATGAAGTTCAAGAGTTGGAATAATTCCATGCATTACCCTTTTTTTGATCCATTGTGAGGCCTGCCAATATATTTTAGTATAAAATGAGAGACAAGTAAGCCATCTTGCTCGTGCGAATGCGTGTAAATTAATTAGCTCAATACTCGAACCAACTTGTAATTCTATCAATCAATTACAGCGCAAGAAGGCAAGAATTTTTCCATTTGGGTGGCCACCCAAATTAGGCAGACCGAACTTTATCTCATCTGGGATATGCAGCTGCTGCTTCAGGAATGGATATAAGGTACGCTGAAGATGAACCTATTGTCCTGATCAGGCATATTCAGGCAGCTGGCTTTAAAAAAGGGCAAGTTTCGAATCTTGATCATCATGCACGATAAGGTTAAATGCTCAAACCTTCGGCGGTAGTGATTGTCTGATTAGTCACTGTCCCTGAGTAATTGGTTGGAAGATAATGGCGGTCGCATCTATGCAAAAAATTAATTGCCTAGGTATGCCTGCTAGTGCTAGGAAAGGAATAGTTTGCCAAGTTATGGCAGTAGGGACTACTcccaagggaaaattaagcctagTGGTCCAATTCAACAAATGTCAATTTCTTTCCCTCTGTGTTTGGTGCATCATGCATCCTTTTTCTTCAAAGGAATTAGATTTTTAGGTATTTGATTCAGCTATTTGATGTAACTACGGTTGAATCACTGTGTTTAATTAGCCCTTGAAAAACAAAAAGTAGTTGATAAATGATACTATACATATAAGCTGCATTAATACGAGTTGTTCATAAAATGCAGtgcaatttttttcttatttaacaAAAATAATCTTAATCCTAATTTAAAAAGCAATTCAGCTACTAtgatcttatttttttttttatattaaaagctAAACCAAACAAACTCTAAAATTCTTAAATGTGAATTTGGGTTTATTGGTTGCAAGTAACTATAAATGGACATTTTTGTTGTCTTGTCCACACGTATAAAGGAATCacgagaaaaagaagaaaaaaccaaaaacttgatgtgatgATGAACAGTGGTGGTGGAGAACACTCCAAAAATAGCAATATCATGGTTTTGGCTGGGTTCCGTGGAAGTCCACCGCTCTTGACTCTTCTATTTTAAGGTATGGAAGAAGATTAATAGAGGTCACAACCACCCTTGGAGGTGCATGTTGGCTGcgttccatggaagtccaccgcTCTTGACTCTTCTATTTTAAGGTATGGAAGAAGACTAATAGAGGTCACAACCACCCTTGGAGGCACATGTTGGCTGcgttccatggaagtccaccgcTCTTGACTCTTCTATTTTAAGGTATGGAAGAAGACTAATAGAGGTCACAACTACCCTTGGAAGTACATGTAAATAGGTCACCCTCACTTTCTCCATCTCATCCCTACGTTTCTGTGGTTTAGCTTGGATTAAATATATGAGTGAGTTGGATATAAAGCCATGTTTGGTTCGCTATGAAAATTGGTATTGCAATGCAATTCTTataaaatgaatttattttttattcataataaatttatttttatgatatattttcatttttaatttcataagaaaataggttttgaaattttgtaattgAATTTGGTAGAAAACttgcatatttggttaattacccATAATCATATCATTTTTATTAGTGATAATAGTGCTAAAGTTTAATTAGGCTTTAATGGGTAAATGATTTGACGAGCCAACCATAATGGTTTCTTTTTTCCTTCCAATTTCCCATCAGGCTGAGATGACATTACACCGGAAGATGATTGCTGAATTAATTGGTTAACCTTTTTAATTTCCATATCCacctatatatatacatatttttctattataaataattaaaaaattaaaatctttcATTCTTTCTCTCTCTACACAGGAAAAAAAAATCTATGTAAAAAGGTATTTAACTTAAATTATAAAAAACAACTtaagttaatttatatttataaacatttaaaattttaaaaaattaaatatttgattaaaatgtatataaatgattgataaatagttaatgtgattagtaaaaaaaataatatataagcatatttattattaaataattaaaaaatatattaaattaaatttatggtgaaattttaaaaatcaaatgagaataatatattaaaatactttCTTAAATTGACTtataagtaaataatttataaatactaaaataaaaagttgagtcctttcaatttatattttttttagcttataaatctaaaatttattataaataaacaaataaacctATATTAAACTTTATAAGCTGATTTGATTAACTTATAAGTTAAGACAAATATCATCTTAATAAGATATCAAATGTATAAAATTTGacctaattttattttttcttctctGAGCAgaatataaaatatactaaagtATATGCAAAATACTATTAATGAACTTTAATTTAGAGGTTTAGAGTTATTTTTAAAACTAAAATATcttgaattcaaaaattaatataaataaaataaaaaaatacacaTAAAATATTACTCTAAAAactcaatataatttttataatgtaaattaatataattttcagCATTATAAAATAGGTATTATTGAACCATCGGACTGATATCAAGCAACTGATACTAGTTGATGTTCATGGTTGGTGTTATGACATAATCAAATCATATATATACTTGATTGGTTTGATGAACAATTACAGTTTGATTAATTACCAAACCC
This sequence is a window from Hevea brasiliensis isolate MT/VB/25A 57/8 chromosome 10, ASM3005281v1, whole genome shotgun sequence. Protein-coding genes within it:
- the LOC110668318 gene encoding E3 ubiquitin-protein ligase RMA1H1, translated to MDAMATEQYIEEAVAENDYNREDKSPLDICKSSDTLVDSDDSPCNGFDCNICLDSVQDPVVTLCGHLYCWPCMYKWLHFQSISTENEDLQMQQQCPVCKAEVSEGTLVPLFGRGQTTKPSKSKAPNLGIIIPRRPLGLACGFDSPRSSFTTSSNPRPTQQIYNRDYSPHQSQLYYSQPGISYPPASSMLTPRVATANMYDPMIGMFGEMIYARVFGNSITNIYGYPNSYNLTGSSSPRMRRHILQADRSLSRICFFLFCCVFLCFLSF